The following proteins are co-located in the Caldilineales bacterium genome:
- a CDS encoding NAD-dependent epimerase/dehydratase family protein has product MSELHVVFGTGPLGRSVANELVRRGAPVRVVSRSGKMAEAPAGVELVAGDLYNASAVRQLTQGAAVAYQCAQPAYHEWPQKFPPLQAAIIEGLTGTGVKLVIAENTYMYGDTNGKPLTEDLPHAAHTRKGKVRAAMSEAALAAHRAGKVRVALGRGSDFFGPWALGSSHGERVFYPALTGKAASFGGKLDLPHTATYIEDFGKALAILGERDEALGQAWHVPNDRPGISQRQFAELVFAATGHPLKASGMGRLMLQLGGLFIPAARESVEMLYEFEKPFIVDSSKFERAFGVKATPIEQAIKTTVAWYRAHPQ; this is encoded by the coding sequence ATGTCTGAACTGCACGTCGTTTTCGGGACCGGCCCCCTCGGCCGATCTGTCGCCAATGAACTCGTCCGCCGCGGCGCGCCCGTGCGCGTCGTCAGTCGCAGCGGCAAAATGGCCGAGGCGCCCGCGGGCGTCGAGCTGGTCGCCGGCGACCTCTACAACGCCAGCGCCGTGCGCCAGCTGACCCAGGGTGCGGCCGTGGCCTACCAGTGCGCCCAACCGGCCTATCACGAGTGGCCGCAGAAGTTCCCGCCCCTGCAGGCCGCCATCATCGAGGGGTTGACTGGAACCGGCGTGAAGCTGGTCATCGCCGAGAACACTTACATGTACGGCGACACGAATGGCAAGCCGCTGACCGAAGACCTGCCTCACGCCGCCCACACCCGTAAAGGCAAGGTGCGGGCGGCGATGAGCGAGGCGGCGCTGGCCGCGCACCGCGCCGGCAAAGTACGCGTGGCCCTGGGCCGCGGCTCGGACTTCTTCGGGCCGTGGGCGCTCGGTTCTTCTCACGGCGAGCGCGTCTTCTACCCGGCCCTGACCGGCAAGGCCGCCAGCTTCGGCGGCAAGCTGGACCTTCCCCACACCGCCACCTACATCGAGGACTTCGGCAAAGCGCTTGCCATCCTGGGCGAGCGCGACGAGGCCCTGGGCCAGGCCTGGCACGTCCCCAACGACCGCCCCGGGATCAGCCAGCGCCAGTTCGCCGAGCTGGTCTTCGCCGCGACCGGGCATCCGCTCAAGGCCAGCGGCATGGGCAGGCTGATGCTGCAACTCGGCGGCCTCTTCATCCCCGCCGCCCGCGAGTCGGTGGAGATGCTGTACGAGTTCGAGAAGCCGTTCATCGTGGACAGCAGCAAGTTCGAGCGAGCGTTTGGCGTCAAGGCCACGCCCATCGAGCAGGCGATCAAGACAACCGTCGCCTGGTATCGGGCGCACCCGCAGTAG
- a CDS encoding NADH-quinone oxidoreductase subunit B family protein, with translation MPGLFRKIFNTGIVTEDLERPADETLALVREVDARTRRLLGRALAIREVDAGSCNGCEIEIGGLTSPVYDSERFGIHFVASPRHADLLLVTGPVTRNMEIPLLKTYEATPHPKLVVAVGDCAQTCGVFRGGYAVVGSVDQVIPVDVFVPGCPPEPAAILRGILTALDRLPRR, from the coding sequence ATGCCTGGACTATTTCGCAAAATCTTCAACACCGGCATCGTCACCGAGGACCTGGAGCGCCCGGCGGACGAGACGCTGGCGCTGGTCCGGGAGGTGGACGCCCGCACGCGCCGCCTGCTCGGCCGCGCCCTGGCCATCCGCGAGGTGGACGCCGGCTCGTGCAACGGCTGCGAGATCGAGATCGGCGGCCTGACCAGCCCCGTCTACGACAGCGAACGCTTCGGCATCCACTTCGTCGCCTCGCCCCGCCACGCCGACCTGCTGCTGGTCACCGGCCCGGTCACGCGCAACATGGAAATCCCCCTGCTCAAAACCTACGAGGCCACGCCCCACCCCAAGCTGGTGGTGGCGGTCGGCGACTGCGCCCAAACGTGCGGCGTGTTTCGCGGCGGCTACGCCGTCGTCGGCAGCGTGGACCAGGTCATCCCGGTGGACGTTTTTGTGCCTGGCTGCCCCCCAGAGCCAGCCGCCATTCTGCGCGGCATCCTGACCGCGCTCGACCGCCTGCCGCGGCGCTGA
- a CDS encoding DUF1778 domain-containing protein, producing MPRVAVQDSSRMSFRIRPEDKVLLLRAATHRQTDLTTFVVRHAVEAARAVIAEAEQLALSERDSLRVLDALENPPPPNAKLMAAAAALPSQP from the coding sequence ATGCCACGAGTTGCTGTGCAAGATAGCAGCCGTATGTCCTTCCGCATTCGCCCCGAAGACAAGGTGCTATTGCTGCGCGCCGCCACCCATCGCCAGACCGACCTGACCACATTTGTCGTGCGCCACGCCGTGGAAGCGGCCAGGGCGGTGATCGCCGAAGCGGAGCAGCTTGCCCTTTCAGAACGGGACAGCCTGCGCGTGCTCGACGCCCTGGAAAATCCGCCGCCGCCGAACGCAAAGCTGATGGCGGCAGCCGCTGCCCTGCCGAGCCAGCCATGA
- a CDS encoding TetR/AcrR family transcriptional regulator yields MPRPKRNQPPTDLRQRIKAAARQQMIEHGAAGLTLRGIARTLGITAPAIYNYFPRLEDLITALIVDAFTDLAEAMEAAEAAEPAERAFDKILALCLAYRQWAMAHPTDFQLIGGNPISGYQAPAELTLPLARRPFLGLFRWFIRAHASGELTIPAAYATVPPAIGAGVAAWRQLSGIEVADPLMGLLMSGWARIYGLTALEMYGHLQPLVGDPAAMYRYEMTAFLGQLGLTPANDA; encoded by the coding sequence ATGCCTCGACCCAAACGAAACCAGCCACCAACCGACCTGCGCCAGCGCATCAAGGCCGCCGCCCGCCAGCAAATGATCGAGCACGGCGCCGCCGGCCTCACCCTGCGCGGCATCGCCCGCACGCTGGGCATCACTGCCCCGGCCATCTACAACTACTTCCCCCGCCTGGAAGACCTGATCACCGCCCTGATCGTGGATGCCTTCACCGACCTGGCCGAGGCCATGGAGGCGGCGGAGGCGGCCGAGCCGGCGGAGCGGGCCTTCGACAAGATCCTGGCCCTCTGCCTGGCCTACCGGCAGTGGGCGATGGCGCACCCCACCGACTTCCAACTCATCGGCGGCAACCCCATCTCCGGCTACCAGGCCCCGGCGGAGCTGACCCTTCCCCTGGCCCGGCGGCCGTTCCTGGGGCTGTTCCGCTGGTTCATCCGCGCCCACGCCAGCGGCGAGCTGACCATCCCCGCCGCCTACGCGACCGTGCCGCCGGCCATCGGGGCGGGGGTGGCGGCCTGGCGGCAGTTGTCGGGGATCGAAGTGGCCGACCCGCTGATGGGGCTGCTGATGAGCGGTTGGGCGCGCATCTACGGCCTGACCGCGCTGGAGATGTACGGCCACCTGCAGCCGCTGGTGGGCGACCCTGCGGCCATGTACCGCTACGAGATGACCGCCTTTCTCGGCCAGCTCGGCCTCACCCCGGCGAACGACGCCTGA
- a CDS encoding acyltransferase family protein: MQSTVVSGQSAGRTAMPARLYYLDWLRVIAIMGVFLFHAVHPFDLNDWHIKNEELSMAVTVVLGLFFPWGMPFFFLIAGTGSWFALRRRSGRQFVGERVRRLLIPYIAGTILLWPPMLYFQWRHIIERGLWAGSFLDFVLIHRAGFSPMWFGEVGFHLWFLGFLFSFSVLGLPIFLWLKGKSGQAALARLAGFCRHRGGILVFILPLVAVRLLLQPFFPQEHDWADFFVLMALFVCGFVLYAHEGFAAAIKRDWLLLLVGGIVTSAGWAYLALTTQDLHIEAPARTARQLLIWVFITANAWCWSAFMLYVGIRFLDFTSKRLVYAQEAVLPFFLLHQPVIIAIAYFVVQWDMGVFPKLVTVVVASFLVTVALYELVIRRVGLLRTLFGMKAPPAAPARPAFSSGMKND; this comes from the coding sequence ATGCAAAGCACAGTGGTTTCGGGTCAAAGCGCAGGCCGCACGGCCATGCCGGCGCGCCTGTACTATCTCGACTGGTTGCGCGTGATCGCCATCATGGGAGTCTTTCTCTTCCATGCTGTGCATCCATTCGACCTCAACGATTGGCATATCAAGAACGAGGAGCTGAGCATGGCGGTGACTGTCGTCCTCGGTCTGTTCTTTCCCTGGGGGATGCCGTTTTTCTTCTTGATCGCGGGCACCGGGAGTTGGTTTGCCCTGCGGCGGCGCAGCGGACGGCAGTTTGTGGGCGAACGCGTCCGGCGGCTGCTCATCCCCTACATCGCCGGGACCATCCTGCTGTGGCCGCCCATGCTCTATTTCCAATGGCGGCACATCATCGAGAGAGGGTTATGGGCCGGTTCGTTCCTCGACTTCGTGCTCATCCACCGCGCCGGCTTCAGCCCGATGTGGTTCGGCGAGGTGGGATTCCACCTCTGGTTTCTCGGCTTCCTGTTCTCCTTCTCGGTGTTGGGGCTGCCGATCTTCCTGTGGTTGAAAGGGAAGTCGGGGCAGGCGGCGCTGGCGCGACTGGCGGGGTTCTGCAGGCATCGCGGCGGCATCCTGGTGTTCATCCTGCCGCTGGTGGCGGTGCGCCTGCTCCTGCAGCCGTTCTTTCCCCAGGAACACGACTGGGCCGATTTCTTCGTGCTGATGGCGCTGTTCGTCTGTGGCTTCGTCCTCTACGCGCACGAGGGCTTCGCCGCCGCCATCAAGCGCGATTGGCTCCTCCTGCTCGTGGGTGGGATCGTAACCTCGGCGGGGTGGGCCTACCTGGCCCTTACGACCCAGGATCTTCACATCGAGGCCCCGGCTCGCACCGCCCGGCAGCTGCTGATCTGGGTGTTCATCACCGCCAACGCCTGGTGTTGGTCGGCTTTCATGCTCTACGTCGGCATACGCTTCCTCGATTTCACCAGCAAGCGGCTGGTCTATGCCCAGGAGGCTGTGCTGCCGTTCTTCCTGCTCCACCAACCGGTGATCATCGCCATCGCCTATTTCGTGGTGCAGTGGGATATGGGCGTCTTCCCCAAGCTGGTGACGGTCGTGGTCGCTTCGTTCCTGGTCACAGTGGCGCTCTACGAGTTGGTGATCCGGCGGGTCGGCTTGCTGCGCACGCTGTTTGGGATGAAAGCGCCGCCGGCGGCGCCTGCTCGCCCCGCCTTCTCCTCAGGCATGAAGAACGACTGA
- a CDS encoding NADH-quinone oxidoreductase subunit H gives MTGYLLEALQLALTLALAPGLVGLVRWLKARLQNRRGAPPWQPYFELRKLFGKEVVMSRNASWLFRLAPYLIFASSAAVALFVPVLVTPLPFDWGGDLLVVVYLLLLGTFFLALAGLDPGTAFGGMGASREMTVAAIAEPAVALAIFALALTAGSTNLGRIVAGVLSDPTVAVSPGHLLAFAALFIVTLAETGRLPVDNPSTHLELTMIHEAMVLEYSGRYLALVEWASWLKLTIFASLLANLFVPWGVAVAVTPTALLVALGAWALKLVALGVVIAVVETRVAKLRLFRVPELLSVSFVLALLATTSSFLFK, from the coding sequence ATGACCGGTTATCTCCTGGAAGCTCTGCAATTGGCGTTGACCCTGGCCCTGGCGCCGGGGCTGGTGGGCCTGGTGCGCTGGCTCAAGGCGCGGCTGCAAAATCGCCGCGGCGCGCCGCCCTGGCAGCCCTATTTCGAGCTGCGCAAGCTGTTCGGCAAAGAGGTGGTGATGTCGCGCAACGCCTCCTGGCTGTTCCGCCTGGCGCCCTACCTCATCTTCGCCAGCAGCGCCGCCGTCGCCCTGTTCGTGCCGGTGCTGGTGACGCCGCTGCCCTTCGACTGGGGCGGCGACCTGCTGGTGGTGGTTTACCTGCTGCTCCTGGGCACCTTCTTCCTGGCGCTGGCCGGCCTCGACCCGGGCACGGCCTTCGGCGGCATGGGCGCCAGCCGCGAGATGACGGTGGCCGCCATCGCCGAGCCGGCCGTGGCCCTGGCCATCTTTGCCCTGGCCCTGACCGCCGGCTCCACCAACCTGGGCCGCATCGTTGCCGGCGTGCTGAGCGACCCAACCGTCGCCGTCAGCCCTGGCCACCTGCTCGCCTTCGCCGCCCTCTTCATCGTCACCCTGGCCGAAACCGGACGGCTGCCGGTGGACAACCCCTCCACGCACCTGGAGCTGACCATGATCCACGAAGCGATGGTGTTGGAGTACTCCGGTCGCTACCTGGCCCTGGTGGAGTGGGCGTCCTGGCTCAAGCTGACCATCTTCGCCAGCCTGCTGGCCAACCTCTTCGTGCCCTGGGGCGTCGCCGTCGCCGTCACGCCGACGGCGCTGCTGGTGGCATTGGGCGCCTGGGCGCTCAAGCTGGTCGCGCTGGGCGTTGTCATCGCCGTGGTCGAGACGCGGGTGGCCAAGCTGCGTCTCTTCCGCGTCCCCGAGCTGCTCAGCGTCTCCTTCGTGCTGGCGCTGCTGGCCACCACCTCGTCGTTTTTGTTCAAATAG
- the hyfB gene encoding hydrogenase 4 subunit B: MLSLLLLIIGAFLGGALGALLAGNGALNRWLTALGAGVGSAAALTLGLAALLTPKPWSLAWSGGGFIAPALRLDGLGAFFLIVVGLVGLAAAVYGFSYSAAYHGRYSLRRLGALFNLLLLTLCLQVMADNAFTFLFLWEAMSLAAYGLVLTEADQEGAVRSAGWYVGVTHVGFAALMALFLLLAGGDLTASFQAMRGNAATLAATTRNVLFLLALVGFGSKAGVIPLHVWLPMAHPVAPSHVSALMSGVVIKMGIYGLVRVALDLLGGGPAWWGGVVLAVGAISALLGVLYALMEHDLKRLLAYHSVENIGIILIGVGAGLIFHSYAMPALAALGLIGGLYHTINHASFKGLLFLGAGAVLHATHTRNMEEMGGLIKRMPWTAAFFLVGAVAISALPPLNGFVSEWIVFQSLLAGFAIPTAEVTLAMPLAVGALALTSGLAAACFVKAFGITFLAIPRSHEAEQAHEAPRSMLAGMALLALACVALGVLPFVIVPLLGQALAGLGGLPDTGTAFTLGLFVGTPEGFGVISPTWIAVGLLTLLGLAALALRSPWVNRRLRVGDTWGCGRIGQTPRMEYTATAFAEPLRRIFAELYRPAQEVTIDFHPESKYFVQSIAYKSDITPLFERWLYEPLIGAVGWTARQVRRIQAGSVHLYLAYVAGILLALLLAARWF, encoded by the coding sequence ATGCTTAGCCTACTGTTACTCATCATTGGCGCCTTCCTCGGCGGCGCGCTGGGCGCGCTGCTCGCCGGCAACGGCGCCCTGAACCGCTGGCTGACGGCGCTCGGCGCCGGCGTTGGCTCGGCAGCGGCGCTCACGCTCGGCCTGGCCGCCTTGCTGACGCCCAAGCCCTGGTCGCTGGCCTGGAGCGGCGGCGGGTTCATCGCCCCGGCGCTGCGCCTGGACGGGTTGGGCGCCTTCTTCCTCATCGTCGTCGGGCTGGTGGGGCTGGCCGCGGCGGTCTACGGTTTCAGCTACAGCGCCGCCTATCACGGCCGCTACTCGCTGCGCCGCCTGGGCGCGCTCTTCAACCTGCTGCTGCTCACGCTCTGCCTGCAGGTGATGGCCGACAACGCCTTCACCTTCCTCTTCCTGTGGGAAGCGATGTCGCTGGCAGCTTACGGGCTGGTGTTGACCGAGGCCGATCAGGAGGGCGCCGTGCGCTCCGCCGGCTGGTACGTCGGCGTGACCCATGTCGGCTTTGCGGCGCTGATGGCCCTCTTCCTGCTGCTGGCGGGCGGCGACCTGACCGCCTCGTTTCAGGCCATGCGCGGCAACGCCGCCACGCTGGCGGCGACGACGCGCAACGTGCTGTTTCTGCTGGCGCTGGTCGGGTTTGGCTCCAAAGCCGGGGTCATCCCGCTGCACGTCTGGCTGCCCATGGCGCACCCGGTGGCGCCCAGCCACGTCTCGGCGCTGATGTCGGGCGTGGTGATCAAGATGGGCATCTACGGCCTGGTGCGCGTGGCGCTCGACCTGCTGGGCGGCGGGCCGGCCTGGTGGGGCGGCGTCGTGCTGGCCGTCGGCGCCATCTCGGCCCTGCTCGGCGTGCTCTACGCCCTGATGGAGCACGACCTCAAGCGGCTGCTGGCCTATCACTCGGTGGAGAACATCGGCATCATCCTGATCGGCGTCGGGGCCGGCTTGATCTTCCACAGCTACGCCATGCCGGCGCTGGCGGCGCTCGGTCTGATTGGCGGGCTGTACCACACCATCAACCACGCCAGCTTCAAGGGGCTGCTCTTCCTGGGCGCCGGCGCGGTGCTGCACGCCACACACACGCGCAACATGGAGGAGATGGGCGGGCTGATCAAGCGCATGCCCTGGACCGCCGCCTTCTTCCTGGTGGGCGCCGTTGCCATCTCGGCCCTGCCGCCGCTCAACGGCTTCGTGTCCGAATGGATCGTCTTCCAATCGCTGCTGGCGGGCTTTGCCATCCCCACCGCCGAGGTGACGCTGGCGATGCCGCTGGCCGTGGGCGCGCTGGCGCTGACCAGCGGACTGGCGGCGGCCTGCTTCGTCAAGGCCTTTGGCATCACCTTCCTGGCCATTCCCCGCTCGCACGAGGCCGAACAGGCGCACGAAGCCCCGCGCTCGATGCTGGCTGGCATGGCGCTGCTGGCGCTGGCCTGCGTGGCGCTGGGCGTGCTGCCCTTCGTGATTGTGCCGCTGCTCGGACAGGCGCTGGCCGGGCTGGGCGGCTTGCCCGACACGGGGACAGCGTTCACCCTGGGCCTCTTCGTGGGCACGCCGGAGGGGTTCGGCGTCATCTCGCCAACCTGGATCGCTGTCGGCCTGCTGACGCTGCTCGGCCTGGCCGCGCTGGCCCTGCGCAGCCCGTGGGTCAACCGCCGCCTGCGCGTGGGCGACACCTGGGGCTGCGGCCGCATCGGCCAGACGCCGCGCATGGAATACACCGCCACCGCCTTCGCCGAGCCGCTGCGGCGCATCTTCGCCGAACTGTACCGCCCGGCGCAGGAAGTGACGATTGACTTTCACCCCGAATCGAAGTATTTCGTACAGTCCATCGCCTACAAGAGCGACATCACGCCCCTGTTCGAACGCTGGCTGTACGAGCCGCTGATCGGGGCCGTTGGTTGGACGGCGCGCCAGGTGCGGCGCATCCAGGCTGGCTCCGTGCACCTCTACCTGGCCTACGTCGCCGGCATCCTGCTGGCGCTGCTGCTGGCCGCAAGGTGGTTCTGA
- a CDS encoding NADH-quinone oxidoreductase subunit C — translation MTDFSALQTALLTTLADRCQDMQVRRGNELHCRLARGAAPQLAQLLRNQFQTELALMVANDRRADLGLFEVVYLFANDAHNWFLHAVEQLPADDATIPSMATFYYPASRFEREIKDLFGIEALGQPDTRPLVRHGFWPETYYPLRKDAPPPGDFKDDGTGFPFLPVGGEGVYEIPVGPVHAGVIEPGHFRFSVVGETVIDLKIRLYFTHKGTEKLFEGRLPAEGVELAERISGDTTIGHALAYCQALEALAGCQVPPRARSLRLALLEMERLYNHVADFGAICNDTGFAFAHAQCFRLRERLLRLNKQLTGNRLLRGGIVPGGVGHDLPAGLNLAAELDAVLADFEEVVAISLGNTMLLDRLHGAGTLSHKIALDHGVLGYVARASGIDADVRRDHPFAAYGDLPLTPPVYTSGDVYARTLVRVEEFRAAVGLIKAVLAALPAGPLTAPLGALPAWEAAFGLVEGWRGAVLHWVMAGDDGRLHRVKVKDPSFANWPALSFALLKNIVPDFPLCNKSFNQSYAGNDL, via the coding sequence ATGACCGACTTCTCAGCGCTCCAAACTGCCCTGCTGACCACCCTGGCCGACCGTTGCCAGGACATGCAGGTGCGCCGCGGCAACGAACTGCACTGCCGGCTGGCGCGCGGCGCCGCGCCGCAACTGGCGCAGCTGCTGCGCAACCAATTCCAAACCGAACTGGCGCTGATGGTCGCCAACGACCGCCGCGCCGACCTGGGCCTGTTCGAGGTCGTCTACCTGTTCGCCAACGACGCCCACAACTGGTTCCTGCACGCCGTCGAGCAGCTGCCCGCCGACGACGCGACCATCCCCTCCATGGCCACGTTCTACTACCCGGCCTCGCGCTTCGAGCGCGAGATCAAGGACCTCTTCGGCATCGAGGCGCTGGGGCAACCCGACACACGACCGCTGGTGCGCCACGGCTTCTGGCCGGAGACCTACTATCCCCTGCGCAAGGATGCTCCGCCGCCGGGCGATTTCAAGGACGACGGCACGGGCTTTCCCTTCCTGCCGGTGGGCGGCGAGGGCGTCTACGAGATTCCGGTGGGGCCGGTGCACGCCGGCGTCATCGAGCCGGGGCACTTCCGCTTCAGCGTGGTGGGCGAGACAGTGATTGACCTCAAGATTCGCCTCTACTTCACGCACAAGGGCACGGAGAAGCTGTTCGAGGGCCGGCTGCCCGCCGAGGGCGTCGAGCTGGCCGAGCGCATCTCCGGCGACACCACCATCGGCCACGCGCTGGCCTACTGCCAGGCGTTGGAGGCGCTGGCCGGCTGCCAGGTTCCGCCGCGCGCCCGTTCCCTGCGCCTGGCGCTGTTGGAGATGGAGCGTCTCTACAACCACGTGGCCGACTTCGGCGCCATCTGCAATGACACCGGTTTCGCCTTTGCCCATGCGCAGTGCTTTCGCCTGCGCGAGCGGCTGCTGCGCCTGAACAAACAGCTCACCGGCAACCGCCTGCTGCGCGGCGGCATCGTCCCCGGCGGCGTCGGCCATGACCTGCCGGCGGGCCTGAACCTGGCCGCCGAACTGGACGCCGTGCTGGCCGACTTCGAGGAGGTGGTGGCCATCAGCCTGGGCAACACCATGCTGCTCGATCGTTTGCACGGCGCCGGGACATTGTCGCACAAGATCGCACTTGACCACGGCGTGTTGGGCTATGTGGCGCGGGCGTCGGGCATCGACGCCGACGTGCGCCGCGACCACCCCTTTGCAGCCTACGGCGACCTGCCGCTGACGCCGCCGGTCTACACCTCTGGCGATGTCTACGCCCGCACGCTGGTGCGCGTCGAAGAGTTCCGCGCCGCGGTGGGCCTGATCAAGGCGGTGCTGGCCGCCCTGCCCGCCGGGCCGTTGACCGCGCCGTTGGGCGCGTTGCCGGCCTGGGAAGCGGCCTTCGGCCTGGTCGAGGGCTGGCGCGGGGCCGTGCTGCACTGGGTCATGGCCGGGGACGATGGGCGGCTGCACCGGGTCAAAGTCAAAGACCCCTCGTTCGCCAACTGGCCGGCGCTCTCCTTTGCCCTGCTCAAGAACATCGTGCCCGACTTTCCCCTGTGCAACAAGAGCTTCAACCAGTCGTATGCGGGGAACGACCTGTAG